CAAAGGAGTGGGTATGCGCTGGAGTGAGGAAGGGTTCAACCATCTACTTCACCTACGTTTGGATTGGGTAAACGGAAGATTTGATGACCAACTCTTCTCCCCCCAATAACTAAATACGCCCATGGCCGACCATTCTCGGTTCCTTTGTACAACTGGAAAAAGAGATAACCGAGTAACACCATAACGACATGGAACGCCACAGAATTGTGCTTAGTGCTCTTGAAATCTTCGATGTTCCAAAAGTCCTTTGTTTGCCGATAGTCCTTTCTATCTCAGGCCTTAACTCATAGGTCATTACGATTTGCCTGGCCGTTAGAATATCAAGTAGTGGTATAAATTAGGAGGACCTAGATAGAGCTCCCGCACCAGCCTAAGGAGTGGGAGTTTAGGAAGGGAAAGCCACCGTGTTTGTCCAATGGTGTTGGTTGAAAACAAAACATTACAGGAGTGAACACGATGGCTAAGGAAGCAATTCCACATATTATGCTGCAATCCCTGCCAGAACTTGTGAAAGTTTCGGAGGATGTTGACTTGTTAAGAACGTAGCTATTATACTTCCCCACCCAGTTCCTGATAGTTCCCTCGCTCATGAGACCGTACTCCAAGTCCCGCTCGCTATCCCATAGGTTCCATCCGATTTTCAGCAACGTTTCGGCATCTGTGATCGCAAAAGGTATGTCGGTCAAACTCGTCATTATCTTCATTTTTGCTGCTATAGACAGAGCCATAAGCAAATGTAGTGGTATACTCATGTTCGCTGCACGTTTGTCGGGATACGCGCTTTCCGGCAACTGCCGTACACCTTCGTGCTTCATTTCCATGATGATGGCATCTATAAGATTAGGGAAACTAACCTCTCCAGCGCCGCCTTCAGCGCCTCTAACACTTTACCTTTGTCTTCGTAACCTAGCTGTAACATGCTTATCACCGGTTAGTAAGAACTCCGAACACCCTTAATGTGCCCGTGTGTCTCTTTAATTCGACACCTAACCGTCTCGTTTACTGTGGTATCTATCATCAGTATCCCGCCAAATAACGGAAAGCAATGATTTATTCGGTGCTAGAATCTAGTGCATCTCCTCCAGACATTCCATATTGCGAATGAAAGTTGGACCCTAATCCGGGTTCTAGTGTTCATCCCAATCAATAGTTAGAGCACGTGGCCCACCCTAAGCAGACGACAGACTCGATACATTAACCGGCTATTCATGCCTCCGGAAGTCAGCAGTGCCTCCCTGACAGATGCAAATCCCTGATCGTCTACCTTAGGGTCAGAAAGATACATCGCCAAAAGGCCCCGCACAATTAACAGGTGGAACTGGGCCTCGGGTAGTCTCGATGAAGCATCAATGCTATTGCGCAAGAACCAGATTAACCGTCCTGTGAGAAGATCTAGTGACCCGTAGTAGGATACCAGATTCAGATCCCGGTGTTGTCTATCCTCTTCAAGATCAATGAAGTAATCTAGCAAAATATGTAATCCGCACACCCAAGGAAAATAGCATCTTAAGATGGCTCCTTTTGACTGCTCATCTACCGGCCCCAACGTTGCAGCCCGAAGCAGGGCAAAAACGGCCAAGGTAGAGCCACACGCGGCAGCAAATTCCCACCAAAACAAGTTGGGAAATCTGGACCGATAGTCGGCAAACCAACTGGTCAATGCCCCTTCCCGTCCACAGGGTAAATGCTTGTATACCTGCAGATCAATGTATCTTTGGATGAGTACCTTAATCTCAGGCTGAACCGAGAAGAAGCCCGGCAGTTGCCTTGATGCAGACAAGCACGTCTGGGCCAAGCGTTCTAGATAGCCGCCGTCATCCTGATGAGGATACCCACGGTAATAGTCTGAATCTATGCTGGACTCCCCCACTGCATTTAGCATCGCTTGATGCAGATTCCGAAAGGCCTGCTCATCCTCAAATCCAACCCGGTCACATAGATTATCCAGATAGTCACTAATGGTCTGAAGGGAAACGATAGCCCTGAGTAATGGTTCCTCCTGCGCCTGTAATCCCAGGATGTAGGCCCCACCCCCTAGGCAATGAAACTCCTTCAACGCAATGCTCTCCTTTGCCTGCTGGGCTAGTTCCGCATCGGGGCAGCAGCAAAGTTCCTGAAGCCAACTCCTTAATTCATCCCTCACCCGCGGCATGATCACGTGAATGTATCTATTTAGATAATAGGGCGTAGGTAGAATTGGTTGAGTTTGCTGCATTCTGCGCACCTCTCTTCAGTCGATTAACCCAGCGACGCACTCCGTAGAAAAAACCCCTTTGGATGTACACCCGGGTTCCTTGTTCCACCATTGGATACAACGCTTCGATGTCCTCATTACGCATTCTGATACAACCCTTAGAAACATAAAACCCAATGGACGACGGCTCATTGGTACCATGAATGCCATACTTAGTGTCCGTGCCGTCCAGATGGGAAAGGCCTAACCAATGGGAACCATAGACACTATCATCCAGAGGCAGACCTAAGGGATTTACTGCTTTGTCTCCAATTACAAAGCTTCCTTCGGGGGTCAGCGTGGGAAGTTCTCCCGTGGCAACGGGAAAATCGTGTACCAGCCGCTGGTGATCAAAGAAATACAGGCGATTATGAGCTTTGACGACAATAATATGGGGCATTTGACTAACCGGCGCAGGACGCTTGATTCCAAGGTAGATCAGAAACACAGTAATCATGCCGATGACAAGTGCTATTCGTCTCACCGGTTACCAACTCCGTGCCAAAAGTTCGTCAGCTAAAGTCAACAGACTCGTTTTAGCACTTGAGTCCGGAATGGGTGCCAAGGCCTGCTTTGCCATGAAGATATGCTGCTTTGCTCTGTCTCTTGCTCGGGATAGACAACCAGTATGCTCAAGTTGCGTGCAAGCTTCCTGCCATAGGGCATCATCTGATTTCCTTCGCCGAATGGCCTCTTTTAGCTTGCAGCCCTTGGAGCCGTCCCGGAGTAATAGGATAATCGGCA
This sequence is a window from Limnochordia bacterium. Protein-coding genes within it:
- a CDS encoding tetraprenyl-beta-curcumene synthase family protein gives rise to the protein MQQTQPILPTPYYLNRYIHVIMPRVRDELRSWLQELCCCPDAELAQQAKESIALKEFHCLGGGAYILGLQAQEEPLLRAIVSLQTISDYLDNLCDRVGFEDEQAFRNLHQAMLNAVGESSIDSDYYRGYPHQDDGGYLERLAQTCLSASRQLPGFFSVQPEIKVLIQRYIDLQVYKHLPCGREGALTSWFADYRSRFPNLFWWEFAAACGSTLAVFALLRAATLGPVDEQSKGAILRCYFPWVCGLHILLDYFIDLEEDRQHRDLNLVSYYGSLDLLTGRLIWFLRNSIDASSRLPEAQFHLLIVRGLLAMYLSDPKVDDQGFASVREALLTSGGMNSRLMYRVCRLLRVGHVL
- a CDS encoding L,D-transpeptidase: MRRIALVIGMITVFLIYLGIKRPAPVSQMPHIIVVKAHNRLYFFDHQRLVHDFPVATGELPTLTPEGSFVIGDKAVNPLGLPLDDSVYGSHWLGLSHLDGTDTKYGIHGTNEPSSIGFYVSKGCIRMRNEDIEALYPMVEQGTRVYIQRGFFYGVRRWVNRLKRGAQNAANSTNSTYALLSK